Genomic window (Mycoplasma sp. NEAQ87857):
AAAGCTAAAGATGCTTATGATGGTATAGTGGATGGAAACCAAATTGAATTTGGTTATAAACAGTATAGTGCTATTGAAAAAGCTCAAACAGTTGTAGGTGTAGCTTCTAAAATTGATGAAGCACGTTATCGTGCAAGATATCGTTTTTCAACAGAAGAGCCTAAAAAAGCTTATAGTGATGCAGTATGAAAATTATTTGGTTTATTTGGATATGATCAAAATGGAAATAGACATCAATTAGTTCATTCACCTGAATTAACTGATTTTAATGTTTCTAATATAGCTCCTGTAATTAATCAAATAGAAAAAGTAATAGGTGAAGCAAGATTAAAATTTAATTTATTAAATGGGCTAGATGCTATTAAAGACATTGATAAAATAGCTAAATTTGATTTATTTAGTGAAGAATTAAAAGAGTTTTATATCAAAGAAGCATATGATAAAAGTGATTATAATGATACAAATAAATTAATTGCTAAATTAATCGAGCTTAATGGAGAACCTAATACCAATAGAACAGGTAAGCCATTATATGATGCAAATCAATGATTAAACTCTAATGATGAATCTAATACTAGGTTATCTAACAATTATAAATACGCTGATACTAATAATCAAAATGCATATAATAAAGTCGTTAGTGATTTAAAAGCTTTATTTGATAATGATAAAAAGCTTAAATTATTAGATCCTAATACTCTTGAAAGACAAACTACTAAAGAACAATTAGATGTATTAATGGGTAATGATACTAAAGATGGAAGTATTGCTAAAGCTAAACACGATCTTAATGGTGATGCAAATCTTAAAGATTTAGAAAATAAAATTGATTCTTTACAACATTTATCAGATTGATTAAAATCTCAATATAAATCTTGATTAACTACTAGATATGAAAAAATTGCTGGAGGTAGAGCTTTATGAGAAAAACTTCCACCGTTTGATCAAGCATTAGTTAGATTAATAGATAAATTAAAAGAGTATAAATCTAAAGAAAATGATGTAGTTTATACTCGTTCAACGAATAAAGCTTTAGTTGATGCTAAAGCCAACGAAATTAAAACTAAATTCCAAAATGGAGCTAATAGTGATTTAAGTAATTTATCAAGCTTTAAATATAATGTTGATAATACTGCAACTGAAACCGATGCTATAACCTCTGCTTTTGATGCATTACTTAGAGCAATGGATGGTAAAGAAGTATTTGTTAGAGAAAAACAAGCAGAAATTAATAATTTACATCACTTTAGTGATAATGCTAAAAATAAATTTAAAGGATTAATCACTAAAGAAGCTAGTGTTAATGATATAAATAACTTAATTAATAAACTTAAAGATTTAGATAATCAATCAAATGATTTAACTACTAATTTAACTGATGCTAAAAAGCTAATTGAAGGAGATACTTCAGTTGATCCAACTAAATTAAGCAATTATAATAATGCAAGTGATGGTAAAAAGAATGATGTTGTAGTAGCTTATGATAATTTCAAAGATAAAATCAATGAAAATGGTCTTTATAGTGATAAATTATTTAATAATTTAGATAATGCTAATAAAGCTAATTCAATTGATACTATTAAGAATGATTTAAATTCAGCTAAAGAAACATTAAATACTGCAATTAATAATTTAGATGGTAATACTAGATTAGCTACTAAATTACAAGAATTAAAAGATCAAATAGCAAAAGCTAAAACTATTTCTACTGATGCTTCATTACCTAGCGAAGCTAAAACTGAATTAGATAATTTAATTAATAGTGTTGAATCAACCTTAGAATCTCATAAAACTAATATCAATGAATTGGAAAAAGATATTGAAAAAGTTAAAGATGCTATAGCTAAAGCTCAAGACGCAAAAGATAATAGCATTGATCAAGATAAAACTGATGCTAAAACAACTATTGAAGCATTAACTCATTTATCTACTAGTGCTAAAAAACATTTTACTGATGCAATTGATAAAGCTACTAGTCGTTTAGAAATACGTAATAAATTAAAAGAAGCTCAAGATTTAAATGATACTTATGCATCATTGATCCCAATTTTAACTGAAGCATATAATAAAATTGGTCAAAATAAAGATTCTAATGAGTTTCTTAATTCTTCAGATGATAAACAAAAAGCTTATAAAGATGCTTTAGCGGCTTTAAATACTTCAGTAATAGAAAATATTAATACTACTAATAACATTTTAGGAGTAAGCACAGATAAAACAAATGTTATAAGCTTAATTTCAAATTTATCAAATGCAATTAATGATTTAGATGGTAATGATAGATTGGCTAAATTAAAACAAAAAGCTAAAGATAAAATTAATTCATTAACTCATTTAAATAATGGTCAAAAAGATCATTTTATCAACCAAATTGATAGAGCTAATTTATTAACTGATATTGATCCTTCAAAAGATATTGATGCTGTTACTAGTGGATCAATTATTGATACTGCTTCAAAATTAAATGATAAGATGCAAGAGTTAAATAATTATTTAACTACTGAATTAGATCCAACATTAAAAAATAGAACTAGCGAAAATTATAAATTTGCTAATAATGATAAGAAAAATAAATTTGATCAAGTTTTAGATAAAGCATTAGATTTAACTTCTACTAATAGTGATAACAATGCTAATATAACTCAAGTTGAAAAAGTTTTAAATGATTTAAGAGATTCTTCAAGCAAACTCGATGGTTCAATTATCATTAATCAAGCTAGAAGTAATTTAGATCAAGCTATAGTTCAAGCAGAATCATTAATAAATAACAATGAAATAGATGATGAATTTCTAGAAGAATTAAATAATGCTATCGATCAAGCTAAAGCTAATAAAACTACTTATGTTGATGATATTGATAAATTAAAAGAAGCGGCTTTAGAGTTAAATCAAGCAACAGTAAAAACCAAAGCTAATACAATTGTTAAACAAGCAAATAAAGTTATCAAAAAACTTCAAGATGCTAAATTAAATGATTATGTAGCTCATTTAGAAAGATTAACTAATGAATTAGCTAATAATGCTCATAGTACTAGTGATTTAAGTTTATTAACTAATGCAATTAATGAAATTCACAATCAAATAGATACAGCAAATGTAATTTTTGAAGCATTTGAAGTATTAAATAAAATCACAGCTAAAGCAAATGATTTTTATGCTCATGATTTAACTTCTGATCTTACTGATAATTCTAATAGTGCTTTAACTAACGGAGTTAAAGAATTAAATGATGCAAAAAATAATTTAACAGCATTAATTAATGTATCAAACAAAGTATTTGATCAAACTCAAACAGCTAATATTAAATCAACTACAAGTGATTTAAAAGCTAAATTAGCTACTGCAGTAGCTAATTTAACAACTAATTCTAATAGTAAAACTAATTTATCAGCTAATTTACAAACAATATTTAAAGATTATATTAACAACTCTAACACTAGATATGATAATGCTTTAAGTGCTTATGATAAGATGAATAAATTAGATAATAAAATGATTGAAGTTGATAAAACATTAACTAAACATCAATCAACTAATAATACTATTAAATACATTTTAAGTAAATCATCATTACAAAATGATTTTGATAATAATATTAATTCACTAAAAGATTTAAAAGATTATATTAAAGATGAAATAGTAAATAAATATAGTAATTTAACTACCGATAATACTAATTTTGATAATTATTTATCAAAATTAAATTATGTAATTAAAAATATTGATACTTCATTTAATAATTTAAATGGTGAAACTAATTTGACTAATGCAACTAATAGTTTTATTGATGCATTAAAAAATGCCTTTATTACTAAAAAAGCATTATTAGATAATGGTTTTGGAGTTAATAAAGAATTTAAAGATCTATATAATAATTTAACTAATATAACAACTAATAATTTAATTAAATATCTTGGAGAATTAAATGATGAAACATCATTTAATATTACTAATATTAGTTTAAATATTAATACTAAAGATGATTACAAAAAATTACTAGAAGATACTAATAATTTAAATAAATTAGCTAAAAAAGCAGCTAAAAGCTGCTTAGATGATATATATGCTCAATATGATCAATTTATTAATTCATTAAACGCTAATGAAAAAGACGTTATAAAAAATAAAAATCAAACATTTATTCAAGAAAAAAGTATTTTTAACGTTAGAATTAATTCAAAATCTAATCAACAAATTATTACTAAAGCTAAAAAATTTGCTAGTGATTTATCTAAAATGAAGCTTGAAGTAATTAAATATAATGCTAAAGCTGAAATTAATTCATTAGAAAACTTAGATAGTTCATTAAAAACTGCAATTAATAATCAATTTGATTCAAAAACTGATGCAATTGAAATCAATAAAGTTAAACAAAATGCTAATAAATTAAATGAAGCTTATAATGATTTAAAAGCTACTATTATTAAATATAATCAAGCTAAAGCTAATAAATTATTATTTAATAATTCAGATCAAAACCTTAAAGATAATGCTGATAATGCTTATAAAGTAATAGCAGAAGCAACAAATCCTTATTTAAATGATTTAACTAATATTAATAGTGCTAAAGGTTTAATTGATAATTTAGCTGATGTTCAATCTAAAACTAAAGCATTAAACGATGCAGTTGATGCGTTAAATGGTTTAGATAAACTAGCAAACTTTAAAGATTCAGTTAAAGCTAAAGTTGATGCTTTAACTCATTTAAATAACGCTCAAAAAGAAGCATTTAAAACTCAAATTGATCAAACTAGTGATTTAAGTACTTTAGTTGGATCAAATATTGATTTAAATAATGTTCAAGAAGGATCAATTTTAGATCAAGCACATAAATTAGATACAGCAATGATGAATTTAAATAACTATTTAAATCCTGCAAATGATAATGATAAAGCAAATAGCATTATTTCTAGTTATAAAAACCATTTAGCAATTGAATATAAATATGCTTCCACTCAAACTCAAGATGCGTTTGATTTAGCAGTAAATACAGCTAGTGAATTATTAGATATAGAAAATGGAGCAAATAAAAATATTGCTCAAGTAACTGAGATATTAAATAATCTAAAAGATGCTAAAGCAAATATGGAAGCTAGTCAAGCTAAATTCATTAGTGATTTAACTAATGATTTAGATAATAGATTATCTAACACAATAGTGTCTAATCAAGGTAAGCAACACTTAAAAGATAATATTGTTAAAGCTATTTTTAACCTTAATAGTGATAATGCTAAAAAAGATGCTTTAGATTTAAAAGCTAAAGCAATTGATTTAATTAATAAACTTGATTTTATTAATTCTAAAGTTAATAAAGTTGATAATGCAATTAACAATAATCCTATTTTTGATAATCCTAGATTTAATGAAATTGCTAAAGAAATTGAAGCTGAGTTAAATAAAACTAAAACAGATATCCAAGCAATAATTAATAACTGAATAAATGGTGATGGTTCAAGCTATGATCCATTATTAGATGCCAATAGAGTATCAACATTAGAATTAAATACTGAATCAAACATTGATACTACTTCAAATGCAATTAAAAACATTAATAATAAATTATTTAACTTACTTCAATCATTAAAAAACTTAAATTATAATGCTGCAAATAGAGTAGTTAAATCAAACTTAGTTTATGATTATTCAAAATTAGCTACCTTAAAAGAATTATTAAAAGATTTAATTGATCAAAATGCAATTGATCAATTAAATGACATTAATTTTAGTAATAATATTAATAAAGCTATTGAATTATTAACTACTAATAACAAATTAGATCAATTTAGAACTAAATTAAATATTAATGCAACTGATGATTTAATTACAGAATTAAATAAACAATTGAAAGCTAATAATAAATTTAAAGAAATTGTTACTAGTGTTTTAAATATTAATCCTGATGCTGCTCCTAGTGATATTAATGATATTGATAATTGAGTAAATAATATTATTGATAACAATTTAGATCATACTGAGTTTATTAAACACTTAGCAAGTTACTTTGAAGATGTTCAAGCAAATGATATTGCAGCATTAAAATCTAATTTAATTCAAGCAATTAAATCAGGGATGCCAAATGAAGCTACTAGTGATGCTCATAAATTAAAAAATAGTTTAATATTAGATCTTTCATTACCAAGTTTACAAAATAATTTAGATGCTAAATTACAAGATATCTTTAACACTATTTCAAAAACTTATTTAAAAAATACTATTAATTCTAATAGTTTTAATAATTTAACTATTGATCAAATTAATGATTTTGTATTAGAGGTAGAAAATTCAAACTTTGATGCTTCAAAAATCAATTTAGCTGTTGATTATAATTTAGAAGTTTTAGCAGCAAAAATTAAATTAACTAATCAAGCAAATTCAATTAAAGCTCAATTAACTAATATTGATCCTTCTCAAGTAGCTATTATTAATGACGCTATTGATCAAATGGGTAATAATGCATTTAATGATTTAAATGATAATTCTGATATTGATACTTTATATAAAGAAGCAGAAACTAAATTAGTTAATGCAAAGAGCAATATTGATCAATTATTAACTAAAGTTCAAAGCTTTATTGATACTTTAAATAAAGCTATTGCAGTTAAAGAAACTCCAGTATATACCAATGCTTATAATTATTTATTTGGTGTTAAAAGTGATTCAGCAGCTAAACAAGCATTTGATCGAACAATCAAAGAAATCTTAGAAAATAATGTTATATCAACTAATGATCTCAATCATAAATATTTAGCTAAATTAGTTAATTTAAATCCAGAATTATTATTTGTTAATAATGGAGCAAATATTAATGATTATCAAAGTGTAATTAAACCATTACAAGATTTAACCGATGAAATTAATCAAAGAATTAATAAACTTGATGGATTAACCTTATTACAAGAGTTTAAAGATACAAATATCAACTATATTAATAAACAAAATAGTTTTACTAATGAATTAAAAGATGCATTAATTGCTCAAAGTAATGCATTAGATACTAATGAAAAACTATATAGTTTATATAAATCATTGTTTAATTTAAGTCATAAAGCTGATCAATTAGTCCATTTAATTAACTTAAAATATAGTTTAATTAATATTTATCACTGAAATAAAAATACTAATACTACAGCTGATGGAACTAATTTAAAAGAAGCAATTAATAATTATTTTGCAACATTAAACCAACCAAATAATTTATTAAAAAATAATTTGGTTAATAAAGATGATCTTAATGCAATAAATCAAGCAATTAAGCAAATTTTAGATTGATATAACTTAGATAATAATAATCAAACTGGATTAAATGGAACTAATGAGTTTATTAAAGAAGTTAATAAAGAACTTAGTCATTTATATCAAGATTCAATTAATAATAAAGTTACTTTAGTAGAAGTAAATGAAATTAAGGATGATTATTTAGCTAAATTAACTAAAGCAATTAAAGATAATTTAGCTAAAACTTGTGGCTTAGAAGATTCGTTATTTAATTTAAATAAAGCATTAATTGGAGCCAAACATAAGCAATATCATAGAATTTATAATGAAATTAAATTCTTAGAAGAAGAAAAAGCAAATTACACCAATACCTTTGATGATATTTATGAAAATGCTAAAGCTAAAGCCAAATTAAAAGCTTTAGCTACAGTAGTAGATTCTTGAATTGATGATATTTTAGTTGATCCAAGTTTATTAACTAATAACTTAGTTGGTGAATTAAATAATGCTATAACAATGTTTAAAGATAAAGTTGCTTCAACTAATAGCATTAATGATCAAATAGCTAAATTACAAGCTTTATTTGAAGCTTCGCAAGCTCAATTTAAAGATTTAGTTGATGCTAAAGCTAAATTAACTAAAGTAATTAATCTAGCAGATGAATATAAAGATAAAGTTTTAAATAATAACTTAAAAGATCAGTTAATTAATGAAATGAATAAAGCTAAAGAAGTATTAAAAACTACTGACATAGATCAAATTAATCATAAAACTAATGAATTAGATAACTTATTAACTAAAGTTAAAGCGATTAATGAATTAGATATAGCTAAAGATTTATTAGAAAAAGTGAAAGATGATTCTAAATATCAAGATATTAAAGATACTTTAGACAAAGCAATAGATAATGCTAATAGTAAAAAAGATTCTAATGATACTAAAGAATTAATTGATGCTAAAAATGATTTAGATAACGCTATAGCTAAAACTAATTTAGATAAAACTATTACTGATGCTAAAGATTTAATTAAGGAACTGGAAAAAGAAAATCCTAAATACAAAGATATTATCAATGACTTAAATAAAGTCATTGATAATAATTCAAATACTAATACTAAAGATATTATTGATGCAACTAAGGATTTAGCTAAAGAAATTGATAATTCTAAAGCTAAAAAAACAATTATTGATGCTAATAATGTAATTGATGAAATCAATAAACTTCCTGAAGATCTAATTGATAAAGATACTATTAATAGTGATTTAAATAATAAGATTAAAGAACTAGATAAATTAATCAACGATAAAGATGCAAGTTCGAAAGATATTAATAATGCAATTAAAGATTTAGAAAAAGCAATCACTGATGCAAAAGCTAAGATCGATAAAGCTAAATATGATGATTCAATTAATAAAGCTAATGACATTATTAATAATCCAAATATTGATTCAAAAATCAAAGATGATCTTAAAGATATCGTTGATAAAGTTAAAGATAATATTAATAAAATAACTGATCCAAGTTCTAAAGATTACATTGATGCTAAAGAAATTTTAGATAATGCAATTGAAAAAGCTAAATTAAATGATGTTATTAATCAAATCAAAGATTTTATTAATAACAACGATAACAAAACAATTAATAATGAACTTGATAAAAATATTAAAGACTCATTAGATAATATTGAAAATAAATCTACTAGTGAAATCAAAGATGCTAGAGAAAAATTAGAAAATGATTTAGCTAAAGCTAAATTAGATAAAGCAATTAAAGATGCTAAAGAGTTAATTAAAGAATTAGCTAAAGATTCTCCAAAATATGATGATTTA
Coding sequences:
- a CDS encoding GA module-containing protein, with amino-acid sequence MKKTKLSKKVPFATITVMSALSPLALISSSNDNYDAATKTYTDFYGDTLLGNKYFFDQNSIDKYVELSNTRPLFDVDNTFYKFNKQYIDYYNSGNKDKYFKEYNENGKKRYLWSYDDIDGISTYYKPDLLNNNNSQVQYLKDNILKNYEERHNLSTDNTTAAIREFNESSNYRIIHKSDNFDQEMFSTFADKTFSNQGAAQLVRVVRVDDGGLNAQEQTYRFEFGMNVTRFRDRAWKGNLTKWNQLMRMSIIWSNDFEPVSHQDVDVIWTPADNNYQPHFSGRKDFKFQLEPNRLQPLRLNSPDNQYGLGNQGSTLFKYYGDQNKNGESWDNKYQAVHWNSNDKLTFGYMKLINRYQDLEGKIPTNNYNAIVGTDVKVGLDTFLSSSHTGLRPINRALENIPIDMSQYARPLSETFGNALQFSWNAKDIAPWEQSGTNIYITMKFRKKNFWHPSHKINGDMSYIGATNLYSQDANSLHNAGYVSAANFWVHRRTTNRPLPVKLVSNKANSTDIKFNLPIADYNYYQSINNKLVQVQGRIKDPNQDKYSVNSNREDIDHYVKSGITFHASSFKDWELWGPNQRETGMYNPNENQQFVFAVPGDISDSTRKWIFPIDQLQGIGRSVASLREIEWNRALKATSKTTDRDYYNAFMGGGPNVNAAPKIFNEYDFDWNDFFKTTFNIQKHLDTKDKFLTLNQKADIIAKADSIIQNYVTEAKDPQNFKNTDHIVDESGHTVAPYEITNYSSYIAKMKAIESEINDLVAKNFSDLRDEINNLEYLGDKFKKEFKDVLVENSTVANWSLETAVHIKDNAAALNKKAKDAYDGIVDGNQIEFGYKQYSAIEKAQTVVGVASKIDEARYRARYRFSTEEPKKAYSDAVWKLFGLFGYDQNGNRHQLVHSPELTDFNVSNIAPVINQIEKVIGEARLKFNLLNGLDAIKDIDKIAKFDLFSEELKEFYIKEAYDKSDYNDTNKLIAKLIELNGEPNTNRTGKPLYDANQWLNSNDESNTRLSNNYKYADTNNQNAYNKVVSDLKALFDNDKKLKLLDPNTLERQTTKEQLDVLMGNDTKDGSIAKAKHDLNGDANLKDLENKIDSLQHLSDWLKSQYKSWLTTRYEKIAGGRALWEKLPPFDQALVRLIDKLKEYKSKENDVVYTRSTNKALVDAKANEIKTKFQNGANSDLSNLSSFKYNVDNTATETDAITSAFDALLRAMDGKEVFVREKQAEINNLHHFSDNAKNKFKGLITKEASVNDINNLINKLKDLDNQSNDLTTNLTDAKKLIEGDTSVDPTKLSNYNNASDGKKNDVVVAYDNFKDKINENGLYSDKLFNNLDNANKANSIDTIKNDLNSAKETLNTAINNLDGNTRLATKLQELKDQIAKAKTISTDASLPSEAKTELDNLINSVESTLESHKTNINELEKDIEKVKDAIAKAQDAKDNSIDQDKTDAKTTIEALTHLSTSAKKHFTDAIDKATSRLEIRNKLKEAQDLNDTYASLIPILTEAYNKIGQNKDSNEFLNSSDDKQKAYKDALAALNTSVIENINTTNNILGVSTDKTNVISLISNLSNAINDLDGNDRLAKLKQKAKDKINSLTHLNNGQKDHFINQIDRANLLTDIDPSKDIDAVTSGSIIDTASKLNDKMQELNNYLTTELDPTLKNRTSENYKFANNDKKNKFDQVLDKALDLTSTNSDNNANITQVEKVLNDLRDSSSKLDGSIIINQARSNLDQAIVQAESLINNNEIDDEFLEELNNAIDQAKANKTTYVDDIDKLKEAALELNQATVKTKANTIVKQANKVIKKLQDAKLNDYVAHLERLTNELANNAHSTSDLSLLTNAINEIHNQIDTANVIFEAFEVLNKITAKANDFYAHDLTSDLTDNSNSALTNGVKELNDAKNNLTALINVSNKVFDQTQTANIKSTTSDLKAKLATAVANLTTNSNSKTNLSANLQTIFKDYINNSNTRYDNALSAYDKMNKLDNKMIEVDKTLTKHQSTNNTIKYILSKSSLQNDFDNNINSLKDLKDYIKDEIVNKYSNLTTDNTNFDNYLSKLNYVIKNIDTSFNNLNGETNLTNATNSFIDALKNAFITKKALLDNGFGVNKEFKDLYNNLTNITTNNLIKYLGELNDETSFNITNISLNINTKDDYKKLLEDTNNLNKLAKKAAKSCLDDIYAQYDQFINSLNANEKDVIKNKNQTFIQEKSIFNVRINSKSNQQIITKAKKFASDLSKMKLEVIKYNAKAEINSLENLDSSLKTAINNQFDSKTDAIEINKVKQNANKLNEAYNDLKATIIKYNQAKANKLLFNNSDQNLKDNADNAYKVIAEATNPYLNDLTNINSAKGLIDNLADVQSKTKALNDAVDALNGLDKLANFKDSVKAKVDALTHLNNAQKEAFKTQIDQTSDLSTLVGSNIDLNNVQEGSILDQAHKLDTAMMNLNNYLNPANDNDKANSIISSYKNHLAIEYKYASTQTQDAFDLAVNTASELLDIENGANKNIAQVTEILNNLKDAKANMEASQAKFISDLTNDLDNRLSNTIVSNQGKQHLKDNIVKAIFNLNSDNAKKDALDLKAKAIDLINKLDFINSKVNKVDNAINNNPIFDNPRFNEIAKEIEAELNKTKTDIQAIINNWINGDGSSYDPLLDANRVSTLELNTESNIDTTSNAIKNINNKLFNLLQSLKNLNYNAANRVVKSNLVYDYSKLATLKELLKDLIDQNAIDQLNDINFSNNINKAIELLTTNNKLDQFRTKLNINATDDLITELNKQLKANNKFKEIVTSVLNINPDAAPSDINDIDNWVNNIIDNNLDHTEFIKHLASYFEDVQANDIAALKSNLIQAIKSGMPNEATSDAHKLKNSLILDLSLPSLQNNLDAKLQDIFNTISKTYLKNTINSNSFNNLTIDQINDFVLEVENSNFDASKINLAVDYNLEVLAAKIKLTNQANSIKAQLTNIDPSQVAIINDAIDQMGNNAFNDLNDNSDIDTLYKEAETKLVNAKSNIDQLLTKVQSFIDTLNKAIAVKETPVYTNAYNYLFGVKSDSAAKQAFDRTIKEILENNVISTNDLNHKYLAKLVNLNPELLFVNNGANINDYQSVIKPLQDLTDEINQRINKLDGLTLLQEFKDTNINYINKQNSFTNELKDALIAQSNALDTNEKLYSLYKSLFNLSHKADQLVHLINLKYSLINIYHWNKNTNTTADGTNLKEAINNYFATLNQPNNLLKNNLVNKDDLNAINQAIKQILDWYNLDNNNQTGLNGTNEFIKEVNKELSHLYQDSINNKVTLVEVNEIKDDYLAKLTKAIKDNLAKTCGLEDSLFNLNKALIGAKHKQYHRIYNEIKFLEEEKANYTNTFDDIYENAKAKAKLKALATVVDSWIDDILVDPSLLTNNLVGELNNAITMFKDKVASTNSINDQIAKLQALFEASQAQFKDLVDAKAKLTKVINLADEYKDKVLNNNLKDQLINEMNKAKEVLKTTDIDQINHKTNELDNLLTKVKAINELDIAKDLLEKVKDDSKYQDIKDTLDKAIDNANSKKDSNDTKELIDAKNDLDNAIAKTNLDKTITDAKDLIKELEKENPKYKDIINDLNKVIDNNSNTNTKDIIDATKDLAKEIDNSKAKKTIIDANNVIDEINKLPEDLIDKDTINSDLNNKIKELDKLINDKDASSKDINNAIKDLEKAITDAKAKIDKAKYDDSINKANDIINNPNIDSKIKDDLKDIVDKVKDNINKITDPSSKDYIDAKEILDNAIEKAKLNDVINQIKDFINNNDNKTINNELDKNIKDSLDNIENKSTSEIKDAREKLENDLAKAKLDKAIKDAKELIKELAKDSPKYDDLINDLNNHIAQKDHIDPNDTQALNDLANKINKAIKDIKANKAIIDANIVINKVNESSIDQATKDQIVDNINHLIKELNDLKDNNGSKDDINNAIDNLNQAIKDAEKEIDKANYNDSVAKAKEIINNPNIKQDIKDQLDNELAKIDNDLNAITDPSSKDYIDAKNNLDKAIEKAKLDDTINQIKDFIDHSKDDSTNSDLAKNIKDVLDNIDNKSTSEIIDSNNKLQNDLAKAKLDQAIKDAKELIKELAKDSPKYDEIIDQLNKIISKKDTLDNTDTNKVNDLTKEITKTIKDAKVKKATIDANDIIAKVNDSSIDKNSKDQIINKINDLVKDVRDTNNDNSSITDINNALDNLDQGIKDAEKDINKAKYNDSVNKAKDVINNPIVDTDTKDQLAKDLKEIDNKLNDVINPSAKDYCDAKAKVDKAIAQSNLNNEITKAKQALDQLQNNGDFKQLPNNFVKSITDKINNLIKDAEDTLNNKDVSINDLDTKAKSLKDQMDQILKEVADKINALTKIIKDAIDKINGSKNLEPELIQSIVDKAKNLDNEQDLNNLVQDTKDLDDLTGVFIDTLNQAKDLQNDDLYNKAPIDKQNNLDLAIDLSTNNNLLGKTNKGNTLNKDIIKDTIAQLQKAINDINNPNSNKPWYLIPVGILGSLAFWVGAVLTKKRKK